From Gouania willdenowi chromosome 18, fGouWil2.1, whole genome shotgun sequence, one genomic window encodes:
- the LOC114480527 gene encoding nuclear factor 7, brain-like isoform X2: MTDISPSSLNASKEDKMASDPKLPDLLVSLMDKLTCSVCTQLFTDPVIITCGHTFCKTCLEDQSGNQCPKCQTPVERTLEVNVVLCEMIQQVNGQGGNESQGASGEVQCDVCTHELVTPVKDLDQRACQKHGRPLVFYNTNQQVCMCVRCVSSFEDVVFIEEEAEKKKAQIKETLANWQQEIALRQNKREEFSHDLHSCMEELRDEITEIQTVFNDMMTLMKETMDKVLQPMLEKKTSLEQEAENLKNNLTTEMDELNLTISELENVSNIEDSVVFLLTYSDQVNPNLTDWTDIKLDTDLLFGSMRTATTQMMENIQLEVEKLTPIEIRRVSKFPVDVKLDPTTAHRHLKVSEDCKTVADGGENQEVEKSPKRFDKFGSILGDKGIKSGKSYWEVEVSNKTGWELGVARVDANRQGNLNLNPESGYWVIAHYDDKKFSALKAPPLRLLLSENPEKVGMFVDYEEGLVSFYNVGAASHIYSFTEGSFSGEILPYFSPHAKKDMANSESLTISPVKPKGQRT, from the exons ATGACAGACATCTCTCCTTCATCGCTAAACG CCTCTAAAGAAGATAAAATGGCCTCTGATCCTAAACTCCCAGATCTGCTCGTCTCTCTGATGGACAAGCTGACCTGCTCCGTCTGTACGCAGCTGTTCACAGACCCCGTCATCATCACATGTGGCCACACTTTCTGCAAGACATGCTTAGAAGACCAATCTGGCAACCAGTGTCCAAAGTGCCAGACCCCCGTGGAGAGAACGCTCGAGGTGAACGTTGTCCTGTGTGAGATGATCCAGCAGGTGAACGGCCAAGGTGGAAATGAGTCTCAAGGAGCGTCTGGCGAGGTGCAGTGTGACGTCTGCAC CCACGAGCTGGTGACCCCTGTGAAGGATTTGGATCAGAGAGCCTGTCAGAAACATGGCCGTCCTTTGGTGTTCTACAACACTAACCAGCAGGTCTGTATGTGTGTCCGCTGTGTGAGCAGCTTTGAGGACGTCGTCTTCATCGAGGaggaagcagagaagaaaaag GCCCAAATAAAAGAAACGTTGGCCAACTGGCAACAGGAAATCGCCCTCCGACAGAATAAAAGAGAGGAATTCTCTCATGATTTGCACAGCTGTATG GAGGAACTGAGAGATGAAATCACAGAAATCCAAACAGTCTTCAACGACATGATGACTCTGATGAAGGAAACCATGGACAAAGTCCTTCAGCCAATGTTGGAGAAGAAAACTAGTTTGGAACAAGAGgcagaaaatctgaaaaataatcTGACAACAGAGATGGACGAACTCAACTTGACAATCTCTGAGTTGGAGAACGTTTCAAACATTGAGGATTCTGTCGTTTTCTTGCTG ACGTACTCTGATCAAGTGAACCCTAACCTCACAGACTGGACAGACATCAAACTGGACACAGACCTGCTTTTTGGCAGCATGAGAACCGCCACGACCCAAATGATGGAAAACATCCAACTAGAGGTGGAGAAACTGACCCCTATAG AAATCCGGCGAGTCTCAAAGTTTCCGG TGGATGTAAAGCTGGATCCAACCACAGCACACAGGCACCTTAAAGTCTCTGAGGATTGCAAAACTGTGGCAGATGGAGGAGAAAACCAGGAAGTGGAGAAATCTCCAAAGAGATTTGATAAATTTGGTAGCATCTTGGGGGATAAAGGTATAAAATCTGGAAAGtcttactgggaggtggaggtCAGCAATAAAACAGGGTGGGAACTGGGGGTAGCAAGGGTGGATGCCAATCGGCAAGGGAATCTAAACCTGAATCCAGAGAGTGGGTATTGGGTAATTGCGCATTATGATGACAAGAAGTTTTCTGCTCTGAAGGCACCACCGCTGCGTCTCCTTTTGAGTGAGAACCCTGAAAAGGTGGGGATGTTTGTGGACTACGAGGAAGGTCTCGTGTCTTTTTATAACGTTGGAGCAGCGTCTCACATCTACTCCTTCACTGAGGGATCATTCAGTGGTGAGATCTTACCGTATTTTAGCCCTCACGCTAAGAAAGACATGGCAAACTCAGAGTCTTTGACCATTTCTCCAGTGAAACCCAAAGGACAGAGAACGTAG
- the LOC114480527 gene encoding E3 ubiquitin-protein ligase TRIM38-like isoform X1, with product MTDISPSSLNASKEDKMASDPKLPDLLVSLMDKLTCSVCTQLFTDPVIITCGHTFCKTCLEDQSGNQCPKCQTPVERTLEVNVVLCEMIQQVNGQGGNESQGASGEVQCDVCTLKAEKSCLVCLSSYCSVHVKKHFNVKRLQHHELVTPVKDLDQRACQKHGRPLVFYNTNQQVCMCVRCVSSFEDVVFIEEEAEKKKAQIKETLANWQQEIALRQNKREEFSHDLHSCMEELRDEITEIQTVFNDMMTLMKETMDKVLQPMLEKKTSLEQEAENLKNNLTTEMDELNLTISELENVSNIEDSVVFLLTYSDQVNPNLTDWTDIKLDTDLLFGSMRTATTQMMENIQLEVEKLTPIEIRRVSKFPVDVKLDPTTAHRHLKVSEDCKTVADGGENQEVEKSPKRFDKFGSILGDKGIKSGKSYWEVEVSNKTGWELGVARVDANRQGNLNLNPESGYWVIAHYDDKKFSALKAPPLRLLLSENPEKVGMFVDYEEGLVSFYNVGAASHIYSFTEGSFSGEILPYFSPHAKKDMANSESLTISPVKPKGQRT from the exons ATGACAGACATCTCTCCTTCATCGCTAAACG CCTCTAAAGAAGATAAAATGGCCTCTGATCCTAAACTCCCAGATCTGCTCGTCTCTCTGATGGACAAGCTGACCTGCTCCGTCTGTACGCAGCTGTTCACAGACCCCGTCATCATCACATGTGGCCACACTTTCTGCAAGACATGCTTAGAAGACCAATCTGGCAACCAGTGTCCAAAGTGCCAGACCCCCGTGGAGAGAACGCTCGAGGTGAACGTTGTCCTGTGTGAGATGATCCAGCAGGTGAACGGCCAAGGTGGAAATGAGTCTCAAGGAGCGTCTGGCGAGGTGCAGTGTGACGTCTGCACCCTGAAGGCTGAGAAGTCCTGCCTCGTGTGTCTATCCTCCTACTGTTCCGTCCACGTCAAGAAACACTTCAACGTTAAGAGGCTGCAGCACCACGAGCTGGTGACCCCTGTGAAGGATTTGGATCAGAGAGCCTGTCAGAAACATGGCCGTCCTTTGGTGTTCTACAACACTAACCAGCAGGTCTGTATGTGTGTCCGCTGTGTGAGCAGCTTTGAGGACGTCGTCTTCATCGAGGaggaagcagagaagaaaaag GCCCAAATAAAAGAAACGTTGGCCAACTGGCAACAGGAAATCGCCCTCCGACAGAATAAAAGAGAGGAATTCTCTCATGATTTGCACAGCTGTATG GAGGAACTGAGAGATGAAATCACAGAAATCCAAACAGTCTTCAACGACATGATGACTCTGATGAAGGAAACCATGGACAAAGTCCTTCAGCCAATGTTGGAGAAGAAAACTAGTTTGGAACAAGAGgcagaaaatctgaaaaataatcTGACAACAGAGATGGACGAACTCAACTTGACAATCTCTGAGTTGGAGAACGTTTCAAACATTGAGGATTCTGTCGTTTTCTTGCTG ACGTACTCTGATCAAGTGAACCCTAACCTCACAGACTGGACAGACATCAAACTGGACACAGACCTGCTTTTTGGCAGCATGAGAACCGCCACGACCCAAATGATGGAAAACATCCAACTAGAGGTGGAGAAACTGACCCCTATAG AAATCCGGCGAGTCTCAAAGTTTCCGG TGGATGTAAAGCTGGATCCAACCACAGCACACAGGCACCTTAAAGTCTCTGAGGATTGCAAAACTGTGGCAGATGGAGGAGAAAACCAGGAAGTGGAGAAATCTCCAAAGAGATTTGATAAATTTGGTAGCATCTTGGGGGATAAAGGTATAAAATCTGGAAAGtcttactgggaggtggaggtCAGCAATAAAACAGGGTGGGAACTGGGGGTAGCAAGGGTGGATGCCAATCGGCAAGGGAATCTAAACCTGAATCCAGAGAGTGGGTATTGGGTAATTGCGCATTATGATGACAAGAAGTTTTCTGCTCTGAAGGCACCACCGCTGCGTCTCCTTTTGAGTGAGAACCCTGAAAAGGTGGGGATGTTTGTGGACTACGAGGAAGGTCTCGTGTCTTTTTATAACGTTGGAGCAGCGTCTCACATCTACTCCTTCACTGAGGGATCATTCAGTGGTGAGATCTTACCGTATTTTAGCCCTCACGCTAAGAAAGACATGGCAAACTCAGAGTCTTTGACCATTTCTCCAGTGAAACCCAAAGGACAGAGAACGTAG